In a genomic window of Diabrotica undecimpunctata isolate CICGRU chromosome 2, icDiaUnde3, whole genome shotgun sequence:
- the LOC140433645 gene encoding uncharacterized protein has protein sequence MARRAQRILDMIPPINDPRDEQQSSSTIRPSELDSIDIQTDNIIYHEYDANGISSLPDSQLSLDILNSVENNEDIQATPPNHRIFNKPSLVIKETDSDSDSSSGESSSSSSSSSSSSSSSSSSTDNLKDFSSDDSVKDPTYEDPFSENRKAQSDSDEKQQPQAQLPGIQDFSQSAVDNQKLLNINSPSPGVDDQPSSIGEQSPSVDDESRSRRRKRKAEPLLWKRNQSKLLKNKGMSYTSMSKSKKVYDAKKMGPVCFDKCKLKCSTEFTFEERKHIFERFWECGDLEIQRQFIHDHMTKVEPKYRYVREGSSRKNYNHSFYLTRNNKKTRVCKVFFMNTLAISDTMIRTVVKKQSETGVHLKDNRGKHNNHKTLDSELTDGVKAHINSIPRIESHYCRSRSTREYIEGGLTVAALHRHYVDKCESEGRPHVSYQVYYNIFIHDFNLSFWQPKKDQCEDCMAYQNAEDKSLIQETYDEHLKQKTLARAEKDRDKELVSNTFVVAVYDLQAVMPCPRGDVSSFYYTSKLNLLNFTVTELGTKDTTCFVWHEGEGARGINEIGSCVLMYLLF, from the coding sequence atggcAAGAAGAGCGCAACGTATTTTGGACATGATACCACCAATAAATGACCCTCGAGATGAACAGCAATCTTCTTCAACAATACGACCTAGTGAACTGGATTCAATTGACATTCAgactgacaatattatttatcATGAATATGATGCTAATGGCATTAGCTCTCTACCGGACAGTCAGTTATCTTTAGATATTCTGAACTCCGTTGAAAATAACGAAGATATTCAAGCAACGCCTCCAAATCACAGAATATTCAATAAACCATCTTTAGTCATTAAAGAAACAGACTCAGACAGTGATTCTTCCTCTGGTGAATCTTCTAGCTCTTCGAGCAGTTCCAGTTCTAGTTCTTCAAGTAGCTCCAGTTCTACAGATAACCTTAAAGATTTCTCATCCGATGATAGTGTCAAAGATCCTACGTATGAAGATCCATTTTCTGAAAACCGCAAAGCCCAGTCAGATTCCGATGAAAAACAACAACCACAAGCACAGTTACCTGGCATTCAAGACTTTTCGCAATCAGCCGTGGATAACCAGAAGTTACTTAATATTAATTCACCATCACCCGGAGTTGACGATCAGCCATCTAGCATCGGTGAGCAGTCTCCTAGTGTTGATGATGAATCGCGCAGTAGGCGTCGTAAAAGAAAAGCAGAACCGCTTTTATGGAAACGAAACCAGAGCAAGCTATTGAAAAACAAAGGTATGTCCTATACTTCTATGTCCAAGTCTAAGAAAGTTTATGATGCCAAAAAAATGGGTCCTGTATGTTTcgataaatgtaaattaaaatgttctacaGAGTTTACGTTTGAAGAAAGAAAACACATCTTTGAAAGGTTCTGGGAGTGCGGTGATCTGGAAATCCAACGACAGTTTATTCACGATCACATGACCAAGGTAGAACCAAAATATAGATACGTTCGTGAAGGTAGCAGTCGCAAAAATTACAATCACTCATTTTATCTGActcggaataataaaaaaactcgggTATGTAAAGTATTCTTCATGAATACCCTTGCAATCTCAGACACTATGATCAGAACCGTTGTCAAAAAACAGTCCGAAACTGGTGTACACCTTAAAGATAACAGGGGAAAACATAACAACCATAAGACACTAGACTCAGAGCTGACCGATGGTGTCAAAGCACACATCAATTCAATACCCCGCATAGAAAGTCATTACTGTAGGTCGCGATCGACTCGGGAGTATATTGAGGGCGGGTTAACAGTCGCGGCACTACATCGACATTACGTAGACAAATGTGAATCTGAAGGTAGACCACACGTTTCATATCAAGTATACTACAACATATTTATACATGATTTTAACTTATCTTTCTGGCAGCCCAAGAAGGATCAATGCGAAGATTGCATGGCTTACCAAAACGCTGAAGATAAATCGTTAATACAAGAAACTTACGACGAGCACCTGAAGCAAAAGACTCTCGCTAGAGCTGAAAAAGATAGAGATAAAGAGCTTGTGAGTAATACCTTCGTAGTGGCTGTGTACGACCTCCAAGCGGTGATGCCTTGTCCACGGGGTGATGTGTCGAGCTTCTATTATACGTCTAAATTAAATCTACTTAATTTCACAGTAACCGAGCTCGGTACAAAGGACACAACTTGTTTTGTATGGCACGAGGGAGAAGGAGCCCGAGGTATTAATGAAATTGGCTCCTGTGTTCTAATGTATCTCCTGTTCTAG
- the LOC140433270 gene encoding uncharacterized protein isoform X1 encodes MSTISLSLHTESEEEIIGWHLFARELFLGLVSEIMEEVHFVEQFFIKMKTFYAFISQVCFFILVDSILEKNGDFRDLKSDKSVIMALTSILFYSVFGYFVTRVKDIFQTHRLTIFTSLRSGDQLLHWVIKLILEWAKAVVLVVCLREQGINYSPSISYSIVTFIYYLCTEKIFTETLPEIVEIFNIDLLDNLEYLYVPMILNFIAITAAFVASMYIYFIQCSSFLLLSMYFLLYIRLKDIYHNQWKLLQIEKAMFRSFKIATREEIIAWSDICAICLNTMSKARMTPCKHLFHPLCLKQCLKSSFLCPLCKSNFLDHIEYK; translated from the exons ATGTCCACAATATCATTATCGCTGCACACAGAGTCAGAAGAAGAAATTATAG GATGGCATCTATTTGCGAGAGAACTGTTTCTGGGCCTCGTATCAGAAATCATGGAAGAAGTACATTTTGTTGaacagttttttataaaaatgaagacATTTTATGCTTTCATATCTCAg GTGTGTTTCTTCATTCTCGTCGACTCGATACTAGAAAAGAACGGAGATTTTCGGGATCTAAAAAGTGATAAAAGCGTTATCATGGCACTAACATCAATTCTGTTTTACTCAGTATTCGGCTATTTTGTTACAAGAGTCAAGGATATATTTCAAACACATAGATTGACAATCTTCACGTCACTTCGATCTGGCGATCAACTATTGCACTGGGTCATTAAATTAATTTTAGAGTGGGCCAAAGCAGTTGTGTTAGTTGTGTGCTTAAGAGAACAAGGTATTAACTATAGTCCTAGTATTAGTTACAGTATTGTTACTTTTATATATTATCTGTGTACAGAGAAGATCTTTACAGAGACCCTACCGGAGATAGTAGAAATATTCAATATAGATTTATTAGATAACTTGGAATACCTTTATGTGCCAATGATCCTTAACTTTATAGCGATAACAGCTGCATTTGTTGCATCCATGTATATTTACTTCATACAATgttctagttttcttcttctgAGTATGtactttttattatatatacGTTTAAAAGATATTTACCACAACCAGTGGAAGCTTCTACAGATAGAGAAAGCAATGTTTAGAAGTTTTAAAATTGCTACAAGAGAAGAGATTATAGCATGGTCAGACATATGTGCCATTTGTCTCAATACTATGTCCAAAGCTAGAATGACACCGTGTAAGCACTTATTTCATCCGTTGTGTCTAAAACAATGTCTAAAGAGTTCTTTTCTTTGCCCTTTGTGTAAAAGTAATTTTCTGGATCATattgaatataaataa
- the LOC140433270 gene encoding uncharacterized protein isoform X2: MEEVHFVEQFFIKMKTFYAFISQVCFFILVDSILEKNGDFRDLKSDKSVIMALTSILFYSVFGYFVTRVKDIFQTHRLTIFTSLRSGDQLLHWVIKLILEWAKAVVLVVCLREQGINYSPSISYSIVTFIYYLCTEKIFTETLPEIVEIFNIDLLDNLEYLYVPMILNFIAITAAFVASMYIYFIQCSSFLLLSMYFLLYIRLKDIYHNQWKLLQIEKAMFRSFKIATREEIIAWSDICAICLNTMSKARMTPCKHLFHPLCLKQCLKSSFLCPLCKSNFLDHIEYK, from the exons ATGGAAGAAGTACATTTTGTTGaacagttttttataaaaatgaagacATTTTATGCTTTCATATCTCAg GTGTGTTTCTTCATTCTCGTCGACTCGATACTAGAAAAGAACGGAGATTTTCGGGATCTAAAAAGTGATAAAAGCGTTATCATGGCACTAACATCAATTCTGTTTTACTCAGTATTCGGCTATTTTGTTACAAGAGTCAAGGATATATTTCAAACACATAGATTGACAATCTTCACGTCACTTCGATCTGGCGATCAACTATTGCACTGGGTCATTAAATTAATTTTAGAGTGGGCCAAAGCAGTTGTGTTAGTTGTGTGCTTAAGAGAACAAGGTATTAACTATAGTCCTAGTATTAGTTACAGTATTGTTACTTTTATATATTATCTGTGTACAGAGAAGATCTTTACAGAGACCCTACCGGAGATAGTAGAAATATTCAATATAGATTTATTAGATAACTTGGAATACCTTTATGTGCCAATGATCCTTAACTTTATAGCGATAACAGCTGCATTTGTTGCATCCATGTATATTTACTTCATACAATgttctagttttcttcttctgAGTATGtactttttattatatatacGTTTAAAAGATATTTACCACAACCAGTGGAAGCTTCTACAGATAGAGAAAGCAATGTTTAGAAGTTTTAAAATTGCTACAAGAGAAGAGATTATAGCATGGTCAGACATATGTGCCATTTGTCTCAATACTATGTCCAAAGCTAGAATGACACCGTGTAAGCACTTATTTCATCCGTTGTGTCTAAAACAATGTCTAAAGAGTTCTTTTCTTTGCCCTTTGTGTAAAAGTAATTTTCTGGATCATattgaatataaataa